A single Primulina eburnea isolate SZY01 chromosome 11, ASM2296580v1, whole genome shotgun sequence DNA region contains:
- the LOC140804389 gene encoding putative SWI/SNF-related matrix-associated actin-dependent regulator of chromatin subfamily A member 3-like 1 isoform X1: MADIESASDDQQDPVDFFMTLDHWPSTPLSSPFDEGSSSSSLTDTYMLGFLIVNVVGLRHYQGTISGRELVALLRDELNPYDRNAIKVLNARSLQVGHVERSAAAVLSPLIDDHLITVEGIVPKLPGKGRIYSLSCQVHIFSRIEDFERVKMAIASGGLQLIAETDASFTVSEAAVVKEKKCILEEKSVDEIFKLLDLKVCNEGAAEALEPPKSIITSELFSHQKEGLGWLVSRETSCELPPFWVEKDGVYVNELTNYQTGTRPEPIRGGIFADDMGLGKTLTLLSLIAFDKATYSSINVDVGNDVELGEEECVPLLSKKSKRKRGSEKTENSRKKQKVEDHNQSDALDSMTTLIVCQPSVFSSWITQLEEHTRRGSFKVYIYYGERTKDAKELQKYDIVLTTYSTLASDESSVKSPIKNIEWRRVILDEAHVIKNVNAQQSRAVTKLKSKRRWAVSGTPIQNSSYDLFSLMAFLKFEPFSVKSLWNSLIQRPLSQGDEKGISRLQGLMAAISLRRTKDKGLVDLPSKSIETFFVNLCEEEREVYDQMEGEAGKIVQGYISDESLVVNYSTILGILIRLRQICTDLALCPSDLRALIPPGKIEDVKNNPRLLQKLLSVLQDGEDFDCPICISPPTDIIITCCAHIFCRSCILKTLKRTKPCCPLCRHLLSESDLFKAPPESSQAIPSGASSSSISSKVAALLRLLSMSRDQNPSTKSVIFSQFRKMLLLLEAPLREAGFKVLRLDGLSNAKKRAQVIKEFEVPAPEGPTILLASLKASSAGINLTAASRVYLLEPWWNPAVEEQAMDRVHRIGQKDDVKIVRLIARDTIEERILQLQANKKMLARKAFGKKSSKDQREISRDDLRALMNL; the protein is encoded by the exons ATGGCCGATATTGAATCCGCATCCGATGATCAGCAGGACCCAGTTGATTTTTTCATGACTTTGGACCACTGGCCTTCTACCCCTTTAAGCAGCCCTTTTGATGAGGGTTCGTCTTCCTCGTCTCTCACCGATACGTATATGCTCGGTTTTCTGATCGTTAACGTTGTCGGTCTTCGCCACTACCAGGGTACCATCAGCGGCCGGGAACTGGTGGCTTTGCTGCGGGATGAATTGAATCCATACGACCGGAACGCGATTAAGGTTCTCAATGCCAGGTCCCTGCAAGTGGGCCACGTTGAGCGTTCCGCCGCTGCTGTTTTGTCGCCTTTGATCGACGACCATTTGATTACCGTTGAGG GAATTGTGCCAAAACTACCAGGAAAGGGAAGAATTTATAGCCTTTCTTGTCAAGTTCACATTTTTTCAAGAATAGAGGATTTTGAGAGGGTAAAAATGGCaattgctagtggtgggctgcAGTTAATTGCTGAAACCGATGCATCTTTCACAGTATCAGAGGCAGCGGTTGTGAAGGAGAAAAAATGTATTTTAGAGGAGAAGAGTGTGGATGAGATATTTAAGTTGTTGGACTTAAAAGTTTGTAATGAAGGTGCCGCTGAAGCACTGGAACCACCAAAAAGCATTATAACTTCAGAACTTTTCTCCCATCAAAAGGAAGGATTGGGGTGGCTGGTTAGCAGGGAGACATCATGTGAATTGCCTCCATTTTGGGTAGAAAAAGATGGGGTTTATGTGAATGAATTAACCAATTACCAGACTGGTACCAGACCTGAGCCTATAAGAGGTGGAATATTCGCAGATGATATGGGCCTGGGTAAAACTCTTACTCTCCTCTCATTGATTGCTTTTGATAAAGCTACCTATTCATCTATCAATGTGGATGTTGGAAATGATGTGGAACTAGGTGAAGAGGAATGCGTTCCTTTGTTAAGCAAAAAgtcaaaaagaaaaagaggcaGTGAAAAGACTGAAAATTCGAGGAAAAAGCAAAAGGTTGAGGATCACAATCAATCTGATGCATTGGATTCAATGACTACGCTAATTGTTTGTCAGCCTTCTGTATTTTCATCTTGGATAACACAGTTAGAAGAGCATACAAGAAGAGGAAGTTTTAAGGTTTATATATACTATGGAGAACGGACCAAAGATGCTAAAGAGCTTCAGAAGTATGATATTGTACTAACAACATATTCTACACTAGCTAGTGATGAGTCTTCGGTCAAGTCTCCTATAAAAAATATCGAGTGGAGACGAGTTATATTGGATGAGGCACATGTGATTAAGAACGTGAATGCTCAACAAAGTCGTGCTGTCACTAAACTGAAGTCCAAGCGTAGGTGGGCTGTTTCTGGAACACCCATACAAAACTCCTCGTATGATTTGTTTTCTTTAATGGCTTTTCTGAAGTTTGAACCATTTTCTGTTAAAAGCCTCTGGAATAGTTTAATACAACGCCCTCTCTCTCAGGGAGATGAGAAGGGCATCTCCCGGCTGCAG GGTCTCATGGCTGCAATATCTTTGAGGAGAACCAAAGATAAGGGATTGGTTGATCTGCCATCTAAAAGCATAGAGACCTTTTTTGTAAACCTCTGTGAAGAAGAACGTGAGGTTTATGATCAGATGGAAGGAGAGGCAGGGAAGATTGTTCAAGGCTACATTTCTGATGAAAGTTTGGTGGTAAATTATTCTACCATACTCGGCATACTCATACGTCTTCGTCAGATTTGCACAGATCTAGCCCTGTGCCCTTCAGATCTCAGAGCACTCATTCCGCCAGGAAAAATTGAAG ATGTGAAGAACAATCCAAGATTACTCCAAAAATTGCTTTCAGTGTTGCAAGATGGAGAAGATTTCGACTGTCCAATATGCATATCTCCACCAACAGATATTATAATAACATGCTGCGCTCACATCTTTTGCCGATCCTGCATCTTGAAGACGCTCAAACGAACAAAACCCTGTTGTCCATTGTGCCGCCATCTGCTTTCAGAGTCCGATCTCTTCAAAGCCCCTCCGGAGTCTTCTCAGGCAATTCCTTCTGGAGCTTCATCTTCAAGCATTTCATCCAAAGTTGCTGCTCTGTTAAGACTGCTATCCATGTCTAGAGATCAGAACCCATCAACAAAATCAGTCATATTCTCTCAATTCCGAAAGATGTTACTTTTACTCGAAGCACCACTCAGAGAAGCTGGTTTTAAAGTACTCCGTTTAGATGGATTATCGAATGCAAAAAAGAGAGCTCAAGTGATTAAAGAATTTGAAGTCCCTGCGCCAGAAGGTCCTACAATATTGCTTGCGAGTCTAAAAGCTTCAAGTGCGGGTATAAACCTTACTGCTGCTTCGAGGGTATACTTACTCGAGCCGTGGTGGAATCCAGCAGTGGAGGAACAGGCTATGGACAGGGTCCACCGAATAGGCCAAAAGGATGATGTGAAGATCGTGAGATTGATTGCCAGAGATACAATAGAGGAGAGGATTTTACAACTCCAAGCAAACAAAAAGATGCTAGCTAGGAAAGCATTTGGTAAGAAGAGTTCCAAGGATCAGAGAGAGATCAGCAGAGATGATCTTCGTGCGCTGATGAACTTGTGA
- the LOC140804389 gene encoding putative SWI/SNF-related matrix-associated actin-dependent regulator of chromatin subfamily A member 3-like 1 isoform X2, whose amino-acid sequence MAIASGGLQLIAETDASFTVSEAAVVKEKKCILEEKSVDEIFKLLDLKVCNEGAAEALEPPKSIITSELFSHQKEGLGWLVSRETSCELPPFWVEKDGVYVNELTNYQTGTRPEPIRGGIFADDMGLGKTLTLLSLIAFDKATYSSINVDVGNDVELGEEECVPLLSKKSKRKRGSEKTENSRKKQKVEDHNQSDALDSMTTLIVCQPSVFSSWITQLEEHTRRGSFKVYIYYGERTKDAKELQKYDIVLTTYSTLASDESSVKSPIKNIEWRRVILDEAHVIKNVNAQQSRAVTKLKSKRRWAVSGTPIQNSSYDLFSLMAFLKFEPFSVKSLWNSLIQRPLSQGDEKGISRLQGLMAAISLRRTKDKGLVDLPSKSIETFFVNLCEEEREVYDQMEGEAGKIVQGYISDESLVVNYSTILGILIRLRQICTDLALCPSDLRALIPPGKIEDVKNNPRLLQKLLSVLQDGEDFDCPICISPPTDIIITCCAHIFCRSCILKTLKRTKPCCPLCRHLLSESDLFKAPPESSQAIPSGASSSSISSKVAALLRLLSMSRDQNPSTKSVIFSQFRKMLLLLEAPLREAGFKVLRLDGLSNAKKRAQVIKEFEVPAPEGPTILLASLKASSAGINLTAASRVYLLEPWWNPAVEEQAMDRVHRIGQKDDVKIVRLIARDTIEERILQLQANKKMLARKAFGKKSSKDQREISRDDLRALMNL is encoded by the exons ATGGCaattgctagtggtgggctgcAGTTAATTGCTGAAACCGATGCATCTTTCACAGTATCAGAGGCAGCGGTTGTGAAGGAGAAAAAATGTATTTTAGAGGAGAAGAGTGTGGATGAGATATTTAAGTTGTTGGACTTAAAAGTTTGTAATGAAGGTGCCGCTGAAGCACTGGAACCACCAAAAAGCATTATAACTTCAGAACTTTTCTCCCATCAAAAGGAAGGATTGGGGTGGCTGGTTAGCAGGGAGACATCATGTGAATTGCCTCCATTTTGGGTAGAAAAAGATGGGGTTTATGTGAATGAATTAACCAATTACCAGACTGGTACCAGACCTGAGCCTATAAGAGGTGGAATATTCGCAGATGATATGGGCCTGGGTAAAACTCTTACTCTCCTCTCATTGATTGCTTTTGATAAAGCTACCTATTCATCTATCAATGTGGATGTTGGAAATGATGTGGAACTAGGTGAAGAGGAATGCGTTCCTTTGTTAAGCAAAAAgtcaaaaagaaaaagaggcaGTGAAAAGACTGAAAATTCGAGGAAAAAGCAAAAGGTTGAGGATCACAATCAATCTGATGCATTGGATTCAATGACTACGCTAATTGTTTGTCAGCCTTCTGTATTTTCATCTTGGATAACACAGTTAGAAGAGCATACAAGAAGAGGAAGTTTTAAGGTTTATATATACTATGGAGAACGGACCAAAGATGCTAAAGAGCTTCAGAAGTATGATATTGTACTAACAACATATTCTACACTAGCTAGTGATGAGTCTTCGGTCAAGTCTCCTATAAAAAATATCGAGTGGAGACGAGTTATATTGGATGAGGCACATGTGATTAAGAACGTGAATGCTCAACAAAGTCGTGCTGTCACTAAACTGAAGTCCAAGCGTAGGTGGGCTGTTTCTGGAACACCCATACAAAACTCCTCGTATGATTTGTTTTCTTTAATGGCTTTTCTGAAGTTTGAACCATTTTCTGTTAAAAGCCTCTGGAATAGTTTAATACAACGCCCTCTCTCTCAGGGAGATGAGAAGGGCATCTCCCGGCTGCAG GGTCTCATGGCTGCAATATCTTTGAGGAGAACCAAAGATAAGGGATTGGTTGATCTGCCATCTAAAAGCATAGAGACCTTTTTTGTAAACCTCTGTGAAGAAGAACGTGAGGTTTATGATCAGATGGAAGGAGAGGCAGGGAAGATTGTTCAAGGCTACATTTCTGATGAAAGTTTGGTGGTAAATTATTCTACCATACTCGGCATACTCATACGTCTTCGTCAGATTTGCACAGATCTAGCCCTGTGCCCTTCAGATCTCAGAGCACTCATTCCGCCAGGAAAAATTGAAG ATGTGAAGAACAATCCAAGATTACTCCAAAAATTGCTTTCAGTGTTGCAAGATGGAGAAGATTTCGACTGTCCAATATGCATATCTCCACCAACAGATATTATAATAACATGCTGCGCTCACATCTTTTGCCGATCCTGCATCTTGAAGACGCTCAAACGAACAAAACCCTGTTGTCCATTGTGCCGCCATCTGCTTTCAGAGTCCGATCTCTTCAAAGCCCCTCCGGAGTCTTCTCAGGCAATTCCTTCTGGAGCTTCATCTTCAAGCATTTCATCCAAAGTTGCTGCTCTGTTAAGACTGCTATCCATGTCTAGAGATCAGAACCCATCAACAAAATCAGTCATATTCTCTCAATTCCGAAAGATGTTACTTTTACTCGAAGCACCACTCAGAGAAGCTGGTTTTAAAGTACTCCGTTTAGATGGATTATCGAATGCAAAAAAGAGAGCTCAAGTGATTAAAGAATTTGAAGTCCCTGCGCCAGAAGGTCCTACAATATTGCTTGCGAGTCTAAAAGCTTCAAGTGCGGGTATAAACCTTACTGCTGCTTCGAGGGTATACTTACTCGAGCCGTGGTGGAATCCAGCAGTGGAGGAACAGGCTATGGACAGGGTCCACCGAATAGGCCAAAAGGATGATGTGAAGATCGTGAGATTGATTGCCAGAGATACAATAGAGGAGAGGATTTTACAACTCCAAGCAAACAAAAAGATGCTAGCTAGGAAAGCATTTGGTAAGAAGAGTTCCAAGGATCAGAGAGAGATCAGCAGAGATGATCTTCGTGCGCTGATGAACTTGTGA